In Candidatus Electrothrix scaldis, the genomic window TCCCCTTGTTCAGCCTGTTATCTGAATCTTGCCAAGGCCGATTATTACATGGCAGAACGCCCCTCCCTAGGCGAAAAAGTCAACGAGGCCTTAGCAGCAGGTGACCTCCAATACACACCAGGCTCCCTGGACATTCGCCACCTGCTTGATGTGTTGATTAACGACATCGGGCTCGACAAACTAAAAGAAAAAGTCGTCCGACCACTCAAAGGCCTCAAGGTTGCCCCGTACATGGGCTGTATGGTCCCTCGTCCTGATTACCATAATCGCTGGTCAGATGCGGAACACCCGACGGAGCTGTTTGATGTCCTTAAAGCTATTGGCGCAGAGGTCGTGGACTTTCCAGGAGCAGCTACCTGCTGCGGTGGTCATATGACCCAAATCGGCCCAGAAACCGCTTACGAGCTGATTCGCCGCCTGATCTCCTCTGCGGAAAAAAGCAAGGCAGATATCATGGTCACGGTCTGTCCCATGTGTCAGCTCAATGTGGATGCCTATCAAGGCGAGACCAATAGCCATTTCGGCACCAATTATAATATGCCCATCGTTTTTTTCTCCCAGCTGGTTGGGTTGGCCCTGGGGTTTCCGCCAGAGAAACTGGGCTTTGGCAGTGAAGTCACCAGCACAGAAAAAGCCTTGGCTCAAATTGGCGTAGACATTCCCGAATCAGCCATTGCAGAAGGAAAAAAACGCCAGCAGGAAGGACTTCCCATGCCGCTTTGCATGCGAAAAACAACCACGTCGGAAAGCAAGCACGCAGAGGAGGCAAAAGCATGAGCAAGCAAAAGAAACCAGCAAAGATCGGGGTCTATGTCTGCCATTGCGGCACCAATATCTCGCACACGGTTGATGTGGAAAAAGTCCGCGAATGGGCCTCAAAAAGCCTTGATGGAGAAGGAGTTGTCATTGCCCGTGATTATAAGTTTATGTGCTCCAGCCCTGGCCAGGAGCTGATTGAAAACGACATCAAAGAGCTGGGCCTGGATCGGGTGGTGGTTGCGGCCTGCTCTCCTCATCTCCATGAGCTGACCTTCCGCAATGCCAGCAAAAGGGCAGGACTCAATCCCTACCTCACCGAACTGGCCTCCATCCGCGAGCAGGTTTCCTGGGTGCATACCGATAAGGAAGCAGCTACAGAAAAGGCCAAGGCCGTGGTGACCGGTGCAGTTGAGCGGGTTATTGAGAATGAACCGCTTGAGGAACTCAAGGTCTCCATCCACCCGGACACCCTGGTGGTCGGTGGTGGTATTGCCGGTATCCAGGCAGCCCTGGAGATTGCCAATGCCGGTAAGAAGGTCTGGCTGGTGGAACGGGAGGCCTCCATTGGTGGTCATATGGCCCAGTTCGACAAGACCTTCCCCACCCTGGACTGTGCCGCCTGTATCCTGACCCCGCGCATGTTTGAGGCTGGCAATCATCCCAATATCGAGCTGATGACCTGGAGCGAAGTAACCAACGTTGCTGGCTATGTGGGCAACTTCTCAGTCACGATCAAGAAAAAGCCCCGCTACCTCAAAGAGGAGCTGTGTACCGGCTGTCGAATCTGCGTAGAAAAATGCCCGAAAAAGATTGTGGATCAGGGTTACGAAGCAGGTATCGGCTACCGCAAGGCTATCTACACCAGCTCGGCCCAGGCCGTGCCCAAGTATCCGGTCATTGACACTGAAAACTGCAATTTCTTCCAAAAAGGCGCTTGTAAAATCTGTGAGAAATCCTGCCCCACCAATGCCATTGACTACGAGCAAAAAGAAGCATTCCTGACTGTGGAGGTTGGCAACATTATCCTGGCCACTGGCTATGATCTCTTTGATGCCCGTAAGGTGAGCAACTACGGCTACGGACGCTTGCCCAATGTCTTTACCAGCATAGAGTTTGAACGCATGTGTAATGCGGCTGGCCCTACTTCAGGTGATATTGTCCTGCGGGACGGCAAAACCACACCCAAGACCGTGGGTATTATCCACTGTGTTGGTTCCCGTGATCGCAATTACAACAACTACTGCTCCAATATCTGCTGTATGCAGAGCCTGAAATTCGCCCATCTGGTCAAGGAGCGCACCGGGGCCACGGTCTATGATTTCTATATTGATATGCGGACCCCGATGAAGGCCTATGATGAGTTCTATCAGCGCGTCCTGGAAGAAGGCACCCTCTTTGTTCGGGGCAAGGTGGCCCAGGTCACGGATGCAGCCCGCAAGGCAAGCGAGGAAGGCAAGCTGATGGTCCAGGTGGAAGACACTCTGATCGGCAAGCAACGCCGGATTCCTGTGGATATGGTGATCCTCTCCATCGGTATGGAGCCGCGTCATGATGCCAAGGAGACCGGTAAGCTCTTCGGCATCGGCTGTTCAGCCAATGGTTGGTTTACTGAGAAGCACACCAAGCTGGACCCCATCTCCACCATGACCGAGGGCATTTTTATTGCTGGTACCGCAACCGGCCCCAAGGACATCCCCACCTCAGTGGCCCAGGGCAGCGCAGCAGCAGCTCGGGTCCTGAATATGATCATGCGTGGTGAAGTTACCCTGGAACCCATCAAGGCCAGTGTCTATCAGGGGCAGTGCTCAGGTTGCCGCATCTGCAACAGCCTCTGTCCGTTTAACGCAATCACCTTCCTGGAAGACCGCAAGGTCAGTGAAATCAACCCGGCCCTGTGCCAGGGCTGCGGCACCTGCGTGGCAGCCTGTCCTGCCGGAGCAATCAGCGGCACCGGCTTTAGCAATGATCAGATACTCGCCCAGATCGACGGCCTGCTGATGGACGTTACTCTGGCTGACGCATAAGAGGAGTCAATAATGAGCGAACAATTTGAACCGGTGATCATCTGTTTCACCTGTAACTGGTGTTCGTACCGGGCTGCGGACCTGGCAGGTACAGCCCGAATGCATTACGCCCCCAATGTCCGCTTGGTCCGGCTGATGTGTTCCGGTCGCCTGGACCCCACCTTTATAATGAAGGCCCTGTCCGGCGGCGCAGACGGCGTCCTGATCACGGGCTGTCATCCTGGTGAATGTCATTATATTGAACAGAACTATAAGGCCCAAAGCCGCTGGCTCCTTCTGCGACGAGTGCTGAAAGGCTTGGGCATTGCCCCGGAGCGGGTCAAGCTCACCTGGACCAGTGCAGCTGAGGGGACAAAGCTGACCAATGAAATCAACTCCTTTGTTGAGGAGATCCGTGGCCAAGGCCCGTTGGCTTGGCATAAAAACCTACAGCAAGAGAAGCAAGAGACATCACAACACAATCCGAAGCAGGCTCCTGTGGAGGTGACAGTATGAGCAAACCAAAATTCGCCATGTACTGGTCTGGTTCCTGCGGTGGCTGCGAAATTGCGGTCATCAATATCCATGAGAAGATCCTGGATGTGGATGCCAATTTCGATATTGCCTTCTGGCCTGTAGCGATGGATGCCAAGGTCAAGGATGTGGAGGCCCTGGAAGATGAGGAAATCCTGCTCTGCCTCTGGAACGGCTCCATCCGCAATGAGGAGAATGAGCATATGGCCCATCTGCTGCGCAAAAAGTCCAAGCTGCTGGTCTCCTTTGGCTCCTGCGCCACCGAGGGCTGTGTGCCCGGCCTGGGAAACCTCTTCCCTGTTGCCGAGCTCATCGACACCGCCTATACCACCCTAACCACGGATAACCCGGATAATATCCGTCCGCAGACCGTAACCCAGGTTCCAGAGGGTGAGATCACTATTCCGGCCATGAAGGACCGGGTACATACCCTGGCCCAGGTCGTGGATGTGGATTATTTCATGCCCGGCTGCCCGCCGGAGAGCCACCAGATCGCAGCAGTGATTGATCTGGTTATTGAAGTCCTCCAGGGTAAGGCCGAGCTGCCGCCCAAGGGTGCGGTAATCGGGGCTGGTCATTCCACAGTCTGTGAGGAATGCCCGCGCCAACGCAACGTCAAGGCCATCAAGGCCTTCCGCCGTATCCAGGATGTGGCCCCGCTTGACCCGGAACTCTGTATCCTGGAACAGGGCGTGCCTTGTAACGGCCCAGCCACCCGTAGCGGCTGCAAGGCTCGTTGCCCCAGCGTCGGTGCCCAATGCATTGGTTGCTATGGCCCGGCAGAAGGCGTGGTGGACTACGGCGCACGTCTGGTCACTGCCTTTGCCTCGGTCATTGACTCCAGAGATCCTGAAGAGATAGAGCAGATCCTGGACGGCATCCCTGACCCGGCAGGGCAATTCTATCGTTTCAACCTGGCTGACTCGCTGTTCCAGGCGGGTGCGTCAGCATTCAAGAAAAATGAGGTGTAGTCATGGAACGCATAACTATTGATCCCATTACTCGCCTTGAGGGACACGGGAAGATTGATATCTTTCTGGATGATAAGGGCGACGTTGCCAATTCCTATTTTCAGATCCCTGAGCTGCGCGGCTTTGAACGCTTCTGCGTGGGCCGCCCCATTGAGGAAATGCCCCTGCTGACCAACCGTATCTGCGGAGTCTGCCCGGAGGCCCATCATATGGCGGCGGTCAAGGCCGCAGACGCTGCTTACAAGGTCACACCGCCGCGCACAGCCAAGCTGCTGCGCGAGCTCCTCTACATGGCCTTTTACTGCACCGACCATACCACCCATTTCTACGCCCTGGGCGGCCCGGACTTTATCATAGGCCCGGATGCCCCGGTTGCTGAGCGTAACATCCTCGGTGTTATCCATAAGGTGGGTATGGAGATCGGTGGCAAGGTCATCCAGATGCGGAAATTCGGTCATAAGGTGGTGGAGATGATCGGGGGCCGCAAGGTCCACCCGGCTGTTGCCATCCCCGGTGGTGTGACCAAGATTCTCAGCGAGGGAGAGCGGAAAGAGATTGAAGAGATGGGCCGCTGGGCCATTGATTTTGCCCAGTTCAGTCTTCAGGCATTTAACGACATCGTTCTGGCGAACCAGACCTATCTGGACCTGATTGTCGGGGATATCTACCGCGATGAGACCTATTATATGGGGCTGGTGGATGAAAACAACAAGGTCAATTTCTACGATGGTAAGGTGCGGGTGGTTGATCCTGAAGGCAAGGAGTTCTGTAAATACGCGCCCAATGAGTACATGAACCATCTTTCTGAGCATGTGGAGCCCTGGACTTACCTCAAGTTCCCTTACCTGAAAAACGTGGGCTGGAAGGGATTTACTGATGGCAAGGATTCCGGCGTGTACATGGCAACCCCGCTCTCCCGCCTCAATGCGGCAGACGGCATGGCCACCCCGCTGGCTCAGGAACATTATGAAAAGATGTACGAGACTCTGGGCGGCAAGCCAGTCCATCAGCGGTTGGCGATCCATTGGGCCCGCCTGATTGAGCTGCTCTATGCAGCGGAACGCTGGGTGGAGCTGGTAACCGATCCGGATATCACCTCTTCAGATGTTCATTGCAAACCCACGGAGATCCCCACTGAGGGCGTCGGTATTGTCGAGGCCCCACGCGGCACCCTGACCCATCATTACTGGACCGATGAGCGGGGAATCCTCACTCAGGTCAACCTGATTGTGGGTACCACCAATAACTATGCCCCGATTCAGATGAGCACCAAAAAGGCGGCGCAGCATCTGATTAAGGGCGGTAAGGTGAATGAAGGCTTGCTCAATATGGTGGAAATGGCCTTCCGGGCCTACGATCCCTGTTTTGGTTGTGCGACCCATTCGTTGCCGGGACAGATGCCGCTGGAGGTGCGTTTGCATGACCAGCGTGGTGAGCTGATGGATGTGATTAAGCAGTATGTGGATTAAGCAGCTTTGCTCTAAATGCCGGGGTTAGATACTCTTACCCCGGCTGCT contains:
- a CDS encoding CoB--CoM heterodisulfide reductase iron-sulfur subunit B family protein; this encodes MSDYIFYPGCAMESNAKAYYDSLMEIAQPLGINLQEIDDWNCCGATEYVGINLIPAYSLIARNLALAAKMGHKTIISPCSACYLNLAKADYYMAERPSLGEKVNEALAAGDLQYTPGSLDIRHLLDVLINDIGLDKLKEKVVRPLKGLKVAPYMGCMVPRPDYHNRWSDAEHPTELFDVLKAIGAEVVDFPGAATCCGGHMTQIGPETAYELIRRLISSAEKSKADIMVTVCPMCQLNVDAYQGETNSHFGTNYNMPIVFFSQLVGLALGFPPEKLGFGSEVTSTEKALAQIGVDIPESAIAEGKKRQQEGLPMPLCMRKTTTSESKHAEEAKA
- a CDS encoding CoB--CoM heterodisulfide reductase iron-sulfur subunit A family protein, which translates into the protein MSKQKKPAKIGVYVCHCGTNISHTVDVEKVREWASKSLDGEGVVIARDYKFMCSSPGQELIENDIKELGLDRVVVAACSPHLHELTFRNASKRAGLNPYLTELASIREQVSWVHTDKEAATEKAKAVVTGAVERVIENEPLEELKVSIHPDTLVVGGGIAGIQAALEIANAGKKVWLVEREASIGGHMAQFDKTFPTLDCAACILTPRMFEAGNHPNIELMTWSEVTNVAGYVGNFSVTIKKKPRYLKEELCTGCRICVEKCPKKIVDQGYEAGIGYRKAIYTSSAQAVPKYPVIDTENCNFFQKGACKICEKSCPTNAIDYEQKEAFLTVEVGNIILATGYDLFDARKVSNYGYGRLPNVFTSIEFERMCNAAGPTSGDIVLRDGKTTPKTVGIIHCVGSRDRNYNNYCSNICCMQSLKFAHLVKERTGATVYDFYIDMRTPMKAYDEFYQRVLEEGTLFVRGKVAQVTDAARKASEEGKLMVQVEDTLIGKQRRIPVDMVILSIGMEPRHDAKETGKLFGIGCSANGWFTEKHTKLDPISTMTEGIFIAGTATGPKDIPTSVAQGSAAAARVLNMIMRGEVTLEPIKASVYQGQCSGCRICNSLCPFNAITFLEDRKVSEINPALCQGCGTCVAACPAGAISGTGFSNDQILAQIDGLLMDVTLADA
- a CDS encoding hydrogenase iron-sulfur subunit, which translates into the protein MSEQFEPVIICFTCNWCSYRAADLAGTARMHYAPNVRLVRLMCSGRLDPTFIMKALSGGADGVLITGCHPGECHYIEQNYKAQSRWLLLRRVLKGLGIAPERVKLTWTSAAEGTKLTNEINSFVEEIRGQGPLAWHKNLQQEKQETSQHNPKQAPVEVTV
- a CDS encoding Ni/Fe hydrogenase subunit alpha, with the translated sequence MERITIDPITRLEGHGKIDIFLDDKGDVANSYFQIPELRGFERFCVGRPIEEMPLLTNRICGVCPEAHHMAAVKAADAAYKVTPPRTAKLLRELLYMAFYCTDHTTHFYALGGPDFIIGPDAPVAERNILGVIHKVGMEIGGKVIQMRKFGHKVVEMIGGRKVHPAVAIPGGVTKILSEGERKEIEEMGRWAIDFAQFSLQAFNDIVLANQTYLDLIVGDIYRDETYYMGLVDENNKVNFYDGKVRVVDPEGKEFCKYAPNEYMNHLSEHVEPWTYLKFPYLKNVGWKGFTDGKDSGVYMATPLSRLNAADGMATPLAQEHYEKMYETLGGKPVHQRLAIHWARLIELLYAAERWVELVTDPDITSSDVHCKPTEIPTEGVGIVEAPRGTLTHHYWTDERGILTQVNLIVGTTNNYAPIQMSTKKAAQHLIKGGKVNEGLLNMVEMAFRAYDPCFGCATHSLPGQMPLEVRLHDQRGELMDVIKQYVD